Genomic segment of Apostichopus japonicus isolate 1M-3 chromosome 8, ASM3797524v1, whole genome shotgun sequence:
GATAAAGTTTAAACTTGCACCATGGGTCAAATTAGGGAAATTTTTCCTCGCTTCGAAAAGTTTGATTACCAACCTCTACAAGTATAATTCTTTCCATTTCTGCTGGAATCTGGTCAAACCATCCATAAAATCACATGTCAGAAGGATAGCCTAGAGCTAAGCCAAATCTGGGAGTTCATCAACACGGCTATGGTTTAAAATACATAAAGGTACATACCGCCATACCTTTCGATCCTTTCCGCCACTGCGGAAAGGATCGAAACCTATGGTGGAAAGGTACATTTAGCAATAGATTttccactattttttttttttaataacatagACAAGTCTACCTATATACTATCGCAAATTTAGTGTAGGCAGTAGGCTATAACATTATCAATGCAAAGGTTGTGTTGGGTACAACGTTGGGAAGTTAATTGAATCATAAAGTTCTGTTATCTCACCCTACAGAATATGAAATAGCTTTATCAAATTTAGGGCTTTACTATTACATGTGCTACAGGTACCGGTTACACGAAAGTTCGCCGACAAATTCTTCACTTCATATATTCAACATTATAACTTTACTCACTGTTAACTGGTAACAAGTCACTGCTACCGACGTTACATGCGTCCTCCAACTTCTTGCATTTTTGGCAAAAAGTTAGCTTCTTACATGCAAACTTTTTCTATTACTGAAATGGAATCTGAGCGTGATACGGTGCTGGATAGAAAAATAGCGTTCTGGGCACCGTAGCAACGTGAGATGGCGCCGTTTACAAATTGTCATTTTGGCTTGCATGAATGCTACAAGTTTATGTGCAGCATACACTCAGCTGTAGAATTGTAGAAAAACAAGACGCACAACCAACTACTAAAAGTACTAACTAGTAAAATTGGTGTACCATGCAGATAGATTTATGCACACAGAGTCTTAGAAGGTAATATCTGATATTgctataattattaattattaaaaccATCCCTTGAATTTTCTGATTGTTTGTGGCTCTAACTTATGAAATGAATAAGTGATGCAACTACTAATACCATAGGCTAGGCTTAGGCCTATATTGTGTAACTAAGTAAGGCCTAGGCTTAAGACAGCCTGCCTAAACTAGTTAGAAATCGGCCTAATTAATTCAAACCTTGTTCCATTTACTTTAACATTAAGGAATAAATAGCCTAATGTGTTAGGGATAAACATACTAACGGGTAACCTCCACTCTTTTAACCTACATAAGGTTATGACCGTACATCAACTTGGATAATTATTATGCTTTTATGTGTTGTTTTGAATGTAGACCGATACAATATTGTTATTATGCCCAGCTTCAATCATATCCTGCAGATACCATGGCTAGGGATGAAGAGTAAATAGGCAGCTGAATAACAAAATAagtaattattaattttctaacttcacacacaaactgtacttttaaaggtcaaaggtaataATGATATCTCTGACTTTGCTCTgtggtttatttttattttttaactatTACTTTGATCAGATTCAGCcagagtaatatatatatagacttggAAAGGTCTTGAGATCTTTAGATCATAGGAAACAATGACTCATTTTTACCCACCGACCAGATGAATATGAAGGCACTATTCCATATTAACCTGGTTGCCTGGTGAATAACATGATATGTGTCTGCGGTCTCCCATCAGTTGTGTGACATATCTGATGAATGTGTTGCTCTcatcataaataaaatattgtttcaaaatttcatGCAAAGGCAACTTAAAAGAACTGTTATGATGAATGAACATGATGAACATCCTATCACTGTTGAAAATCTTTGCTCTAAATGTATTACCATTAGCAGAGATCATATTAggttttccttttactgtagCTATGGTATTAAGTAGCAGTCATAACCATTTCTAGGTACATGTCTGCCAACTTACCAACATGTTAAAAATAGTTTAGTAATAACAGGAAGTATactttttgctttattttgtttaaaacttTAACTCTTTCACTGTATACTGTTTCAGATGAAGACTTTTGGGAACTGAGACTCATTTTTGTCAATTAAGATGAATTCTGCTGCTGTTGGAAATGCTTCTTGGGACAATTTTGTTCAAGGTAAAGTCATCAATGACCAGAGTCAGAATGAGCTAAAGTTTCTATCATATGTTTCCTTACTCTGTTCCatatcatattcatattcatattcatacatGTTGACAGTGACAGAGGTCTACCAAATTTGACAATGAAAGCTAACATGGCAAATGGATAAACTCAACTAACCAATTTCAAAATGtgaacatttaaatttaaaacaaaagtgcTTGTAATCAATTGAATGATGCTTCGTCTagaataaaacaaacttcaagACTGATATCTTTATCATTTTCTGTCCgcttttgtctttgtttgtGCAGATCATTTGCTCCAACATGGCATCATTGATGGAGTTTGTCTCATCTCAAAGCTAGGGCAGATTCTGTACCAGTATGGTGTTCTGGTGGAATTGACAGAGGTTTGATATCCATAGATTCCTTACTTAATGTGTGCAACACAGTCAAAGAAATTTGTGATTTATTGAGGAagttttatttgaaattattatatGCAGCAGCTACAGACAGTTTTAATGCATAGCAGATAACTGAACGGTAAATTGTTAAGAAACTTCCAAACATCAAAGAAAGTTTGGCTAGGTGGAGACCTAACTAGTGACAATGACCTTGGGAGTAGAATGTCTATGCTTTATCAACTAAGCCTATCCAGCCCCTAAATCATCCTTCCTCATGGCTAGTATGTCAGTCAAGAGTTGTACTACCTTTTATTTTACAGTAAGTATTGCATACCCATAGTATATGTGCACAAATAACACTGAAAAATGTCTTCACTTTTCATGGCAgtcagttttgaaaatatttgtgtataaataatgtcatgtaactctcattaCTATAATTAAAGGTATGGTTGGTGGCCGAGCTGACTTGTTAGCtccaaattgttaaaaaaaaagtccaTTTGATGATCATATTTCTATGtgtttacagtatatttcacataggaagactgttctctctggatgttcaaacattttggaataaaaattctaaACTGTTAAATCCATACCACTGAATCAATTTGGTAATGTAAATAAGAGATGGACATCTCTAATCTTTTCTTGGTCTAACTTGATTCtgggacaaatttaactcacttaagTCAGATGTgttgaattttgagcaaatttatATGGCAAGCAATCACAatgccaactggctttctggttttctTTTAGAGTAAAGTCAGCCAATTCCTCCTCCATTTTGCAAACTCCAAGGATGAAGATGCAGACCAACTTATGCAGAGAGGGTTTTGTGTGACTTTAAAGGGTGCACCAGTGGCATTGCATATCAACAAAAAAACTAAGTCTAGGTAAGTTTAAAGTTTAAAGGAACTTACTTGACTTTataattcaaacaaaatatggCAAAGTGAGCATATTTATCTTCAAAGGCTCAGctaatatgaaatttaaatgtgAAGGTCAGTCAGTGGCTTGGCTTTTTAAGGTCATGACCAAATGATAAAGCAAGATAACTTGTACCTGCAGTAGGAGAATTTGTCTGTCAAGGAATTTCTTTGTAACGTACTCATCCTTATTTAAAGATTCCTCTTTGCCGAGACATTGCCTTTTTATGTACATGATGAAGGTTGAAACAATGCTCAGCTGTGACTTGGTCCAAGatcttaattaattaaaattgattTCTATTTAAACTCAAAGCATGAATAGACAGAACACTGGCTTGCTGACCTCCTTTCCAACTCAATCTCTTGTCTCTCTCACTCTTCTTCAGAATAAAaagacaatttaaaaaaaaacattggccaATGGTCAACCTGGGCTGCAAACTTTCTGAAAAATCACTCTTGTAGTATCTTATGTGTTCACTTTTTTTGTTTATCAGTCACATACTGCTTTGTACAGATTATCTTCACCATGATTTCATGTTTACTTTGCAGTGTTTATGCAGTAGCTGGTGGCAGCCAAATGGCTCTGTTGGTCGGTAATCTTCCCCATGGTGTATTACTCTGTACCCATGTCCCTACTAACAAGACAGCTGGCCAAGCCATCAAACAGTTTGAACAGGTCTGTAGTCTGCTTCGAACCTGAGAGAGGCATCTATGGTACCATCTAAGATGGATGAGAGAACCAGAAGATGCAAGTCACAGAGGAGACGGAGGAAAAGTTGAGAGGACATCAAGTAGTCCTGCAAGGATAAAGGCTCTGTCCGACAGAAAGAGCTAAAATTGATAAACAAATCTGAAAAGAAATTTAACGAACCAACCAAGCAATAATTCTTCCCAAGTAACTTTCCCTTGGGATTTTGACAAACAGGAATCCATGAGAGGCATGAGAATGAACATGCTTGAGTCATTGGGTTTGGAGGTCCAAGATGTTTAGGAAAGTCTAACCATGATGAGATTGTTCCAGGTACATTATATTAGATTGTGGGTGATGTTAGTTGTATCTCTATTATGTGACCATGTAAACCTCTAGGCTGGCTGAAGAGACAAATGCAATCAAATAACCACACGCAACACAATactgtttttgtcatatatttattgtttactATAATCGACCCACAGAAGgttcatatttgaaatatttccttAACTGGATCAATTCTCTATTAATTTCTAAACCAGATAGTTGTCCTAATTCAACAAACAACCTACTTTTAACCTCTTGTAAGAACTTTGGATGAAGTCTGCCACTAAAACACATTCATCATCGTCGTTATACACTCAAGGATACTTTACACAGGATGTGCGCAGTAATCACAATTCATGGTTCACGCATGTCACTCAAAACAGACGGTTTCAAGATATGTCAAGCAAATGTGGAAAACATGGTCGCGTGGTCTTCACCGTTCAGATGGAGCGCTTTGCCTATGGGTTAATACATCGCATCTCACTGGATCAGAAAAACAGCTAGAATAGgtctgctgtttgcttaaccATTTTTGGTTGTCTTTTTCACTAATGATGAGTGTAAGGCTCATTGATTTCCACTATCATAGTGAAAAGCAGTTCCACGTGAATTCCAAATCTTATAGGAATAGTAACATTTCCTTCGGCAATGCCAAACCTAGAATATCAGATATACTGGTTAAAGTCACAGCATATGCTGTGCAATATTATGTTGAATAGTTCAAATTTCAGAAAACCATGGAAGAGATCTAAGAACAGAATTCTGAGCGATATTACGAGGAAGAGAATTGAAAAAATATCCCTTTCTAACCTTTGAAATGGCATTAAGTTTGCAAAACTTACAAATGTTTTAACTGCAGTGAGTAACAGTGAAGAGAGGAATTATCACAAAATTTCAAGGTTTTAATATGTGTCCTGTCAAATGGGGGGTACCTTGTTAATCTTACATTCAAATCGTTTCAATTAAACACCGGCAGACTCCAAACAAGTTGGACTTTGTCTTTCAACTACTACTACACAAAGAATTTGAGAGCTTTCTTTAAAGATTAAATATTTAACTTCTTAGGAATTGATATGTCCAACAAAAGGCAGCAGTAGTTAAATATGGAGCTGGTTGAAAAGATCCTTCCCTGAAAATTGTCGATTCATCCATCTCCTCTTATAGACTTAAGAAAGTGGTATAATCCTTTTTAAAGGCAAATACAAGTTCATAGGCGAGTAAAAAGTTCATAATAACAAGCACATATTTTGCACCAGCTTACCACCTGTTACTCTATTTGCACATAATTCTCATACAGCAATGCAAATATTCCTCACTTTGGtaattttaaaacaataactTCTTCTACAACCTGAACTGTCTTTTGACCTCCTTTTCACCTTTATCTTACCCTGGGTATGCAGAAATATTTATGAATGAATTAACCTTGCAAACATCTTCTTGAAATAAGATCCAGAATAAATCAATAAGATCCTACCTCACCTCCCCTCTTCTGCCCTCATTCCCACCTATTTCTgttcctctccctcccctccccctccccagccATACAAAAAGATTGAATCATCCCAGAAGTGATGTTGATACTAAAACGAGAATATTAAGAACATGAGCAATCCCAAATATAATAACTTGTTTCAAAAAGTGCTTGgtcaaacaaatataaacagcAACTTGCAAACTGTTAAAGAACTTGGTAACTTTTAGTATATATGCTTAAAGAAACAAATCACTAGAAAACCTGCCAGTATAAAAGCTTAGGTCATGATAGCCTTGTTTTAAAATACTTAAAACTGACatgcataataataaaaaaagatagGGTAAGCCTCAGCTATCACTGTTGGCTGTTATTGCAGCTCGTTTTTGGAAGAATTCCTTCTCGTTTTTTTGTCCGTTTCGTAGATGATCGCTGAGGGTATCGCTACTGGATGATAGAGAGCGCTTCAACTGACGTAGCTGCCCATCCTTGCAAAGTTCTTTCTCTGTGAGGTCATAACTCAGGATCTCTTTGATCGATGCCTCCTTTGGGCTGCTCTCATCCTCTGACGACAGACAATTGTTCTCAGAGTTGAGAGGAAGAATGGAATTGGTCACTTTTGAAAGCTCTTGTTGCACATGATTAAATAAAGCTTGGCGAAACTCTGGTACTCCGTCATAACCTGTGAGCAAAACACACAATTGGATCATTAATATCTGGTACCTTGTCATAACCTGCAAACAAACACAACTCGTCATACATGTCTGGTACTCTGTCATAACATGTTCACAAAACATGACAGATCATGGATCTCTGTTACTCTGTCATAACCTGTGAGCATAACACACAACCGATCATAGATCTCTGGTACTCCGTTATAACCTGTGAGCAAAACACACAACTGATCATAAATTGCTGCCAAATACACAAACGCACCAGTTCTATGGTTGTGTGGATCAAAGGATTCAGTATAATGAGAAATGAGCCCGAAACATCATCATTTTCTTTCCAATTGGAAAATAACTATAGAGTGTTAATTGGACTACTTTCAAATTTGACATACATGCTACAAGCCATAGGACCCTCCCCCATTGTAATACACCTGCATTGTAAAATACCCatttttatgacatttttttttattacatgcAGTAACTGTATCAATTATGAACTCATTAATAACAAATCATACTTGCAAGCTTACTTTGCAACCACACAAGTTTATAGATAACATTATTGCAATATTTAGTGCTTAGCCCTTAGCCAGGAATTCTGAGTTGAAGTGGCTAAAAC
This window contains:
- the LOC139972008 gene encoding uncharacterized protein yields the protein MNSAAVGNASWDNFVQDHLLQHGIIDGVCLISKLGQILYQYGVLVELTESKVSQFLLHFANSKDEDADQLMQRGFCVTLKGAPVALHINKKTKSSVYAVAGGSQMALLVGNLPHGVLLCTHVPTNKTAGQAIKQFEQVCSLLRT